From a region of the Nyctibius grandis isolate bNycGra1 chromosome 10, bNycGra1.pri, whole genome shotgun sequence genome:
- the EMC3 gene encoding ER membrane protein complex subunit 3, translated as MSEPELLLDSNIRLWVVLPIVFITFFVGMIRHYVSILLQSDKRLTQEQVSDSQVLIRSRVLRENGKYIPKQSFLTRKYFFNNPEDGFFKKTKRKVVPPSPMTDPTMLTDMMKGNVTNVLPMILIGGWINMTFSGFVTTKVPFPLTLRFKPMLQQGIELLTLDASWVSSASWYFLNVFGLRSIYTLILGQDNAADQSRVMQEQMTGAAMAMPADTNKAFKTEWEALELTDHQWALEDVEEELMAKDLHFEGMFKEELQTSIF; from the exons ATGAGCGAGCCCGAGCTGCTGCTGGACTCCAACATCCGGCTGTGGGTGGTGCTGCCCATCGTCTTCATCACCTTCTTCGTGGGCATGATCCGGCACTACGTCTCCATCCTCCTCCAGAGCGACAAGCGGCTCACGCAGGAGCAGGTGTCCGACAG CCAAGTCCTGATTCGGAGCAGAGTCCTTCGGGAAAACGGAAAATACATCCCAAAGCAG tctttcctgacccggaaatatttttttaataacccaGAGGATGGATTTTTTAAGAAAACGAAAAGAAAGGTAGTGCCTCCCTCACCAATGACAG ATCCTACGATGTTGACAGACATGATGAAAGGGAATGTAACCAATGTTCTGCCCATGATCCTCATCGGAGGTTGGATCAACATGACATTTTCAGGATTTGTCACAA CAAAGGTCCCGTTTCCTCTGACACTGCGTTTTAAACCAATGTTGCAGCAGGGAATTGAACTGCTCACTTTAGACGCGTCCTG GGTGAGCTCTGCTTCCTGGTACTTCTTGAATGTGTTTGGACTCAGAAGCATTTATACTCTTATCCTGGGCCAAGATAATG CTGCAGATCAGTCTAGGGTGATGCAAGAACAGATGACAGGGGCAGCAATGGCCATGCCAGCAGATACTAACAAAGCATTTAAG ACGGAATGGGAAGCTTTAGAACTGACTGATCATCAGTGGGCCTTAGAAGATGTAGAAGAAGAGCTCATGGCAAAAGACCTCCACTTTGAAGGCATGTTTAAGGAAGAACTTCAGACCTCCATCTTCTGA